A stretch of the Malus domestica chromosome 08, GDT2T_hap1 genome encodes the following:
- the LOC139198124 gene encoding uncharacterized protein, whose amino-acid sequence MNGEILGMRFHNISLQDAQNHPDLIMGMLNILGHFARVLIDCGATHSIISDTFAQVTQPHPTPLGYDLEFAMPREERCYVDCVYPRCPVMVEEVVMPDNLIPLDIVDFDVILGTYWLHYNRANIDCYGKTVTFHRPGLPEVIFVGERSGVRHGVISTVRANMLLLKGCQGYLAHVVRNDVASNSVEDVRVVRHFPNVFPDDLQGLPPDQDVEFTIDLLPIDLRSGYYQLKINSEDVSKTAFRTHYGHYEFLMMSFGLTKAPVAFMDLMNRVDSHKVAAVENWEQPLTVTEVRSFLGLAGYVLMQHGKVIAYASRQLKPHEKNYPTHDLELATIIFTLKIWRHYLYGKKLAYALSRKTSVSLNAIYVCHVPLLADLRSTGVKLRVEDREEALLANFQVRPILIDRVLEAQMDDEETRKIIQARNQGKKEKLQNSRN is encoded by the exons ATGAATGGTGAAATTCTGGGGATGAGATTTCACAATATCTCTCTACAGGATGCTCAGAATCATCCGGACTTGATCATGGGTATGTTAAACATTCTTGGCCACTTTGCTAGAGTTctaattgattgtggtgctacgcattctaTTATTTCtgatacatttgctcaagtgacacaacctcatcctacgCCTCTAgggtatgatttagagtttgctatgcctagagaggagagatgttatgttgattgTGTATATCCAAGATGTCCCGTGATGGTGGAGGAGGTGGTTATGCCAGataatcttatcccgttagatattgttgattttgatgtgattttaggcacatattggttgcattataatcgtgccaatatagattgctacgggaaaacagttactttccatcgtcctggattacctgaagttattTTTGTGGGTGAACGTAGTGGGGTGAGGCACGGTGTTATTTCTACTGTAAGAGCAAACATGTTGTTATTGAAAGGTTGCCAGGGATATTTAGCTCATGTAGTGCGAAATGATGTTGCTTCTAatagtgtggaggatgttcgaGTAGTCAGGCATTTTCCTAATGTATTCCCTGATGATTTACAGGGATTGCCGCCAGACCAAGATGtggagttcactattgatttacTTCCA ATTGATTTAAGGTCTGGGTATTACCAGTTGAAGATCAACAGTGAGGATGTCTCTAAGACTGCTTTCAGGACTcattatggtcattatgagtttcttatgATGTCATTCGGATTAACGAAAGCACCAgtagcttttatggatttgatgaatcga GTGGATTCTCATAAAgtggcagctgtggagaattgggaacaacctctaaccgtcaccgaggtacggagttttcttggcctagcag GTTAtgtgttgatgcaacatggtaaggtgattgcttatgcttcgagacaaTTGAagcctcatgagaagaattatcctactcatgatttggagttagcaaCTATCATATttactttgaagatttggagacattatctttatggcaagaaat TGGCTTATGCACTTAGCAGAAAGACTTCGGTTAGTCTTAATGCCATTTATgtttgtcatgttcctcttcttgcggatttaaggtccactggagtgaagttaagagtggaagatcgagaggaagccctacttgctaattttcaagttaggccaattttaattgatcgtgtaCTTGAAGCCCAGATGGATGATGAGGAGACCCGGAAAATAATTCAAGCGAGGAATCAGgggaaaaaggaaaaacttcagaattcgagaaactga
- the LOC139198125 gene encoding uncharacterized protein, whose amino-acid sequence MELKKAILDEAHIPAYAMHPGEIGERVLVGPEIVDETTQNIQLSPWRGVVRFGKKGKPSPRYIGRYMIIERVGEVAYRLELSLKLSKVHDVFHVFMLRHFVSDPSHVIPSQPLEINPDLSYDEEPVTILDWKDKVLRNKTVRLVKVLWRNYSVEEATWETKDRMRDMYPRLFYDY is encoded by the exons ATGGAATTAAAGAAGGCGATtcttgatgaagcacatattccagcttatgcaatgcatccaggag AGATTGGCGAgagagttttagtgggccctgagatcgtggatgagactacgcagaatattcag ctatcaccatggagaggtgtagtacggtttggaaagaaaggcaagccgagtcctaggtacattggacggTATATGATCATCGAGCGAGttggtgaggttgcttacaggcttgagttgtcTCTAAAGTTGTCCAAAGTGCACGATGTGTTCCATGTCTTTATGCTTCGTCATTTTGTTTCAGATCCGTCACATGTGATACCTTCTCAACCTCTGGAAATTAATCCAGACTTGTCTtatgatgaggagccagtgactattttagattggaaggataaggttctaaggaataagacagtACGTTTAGTGAAAGTTTTGTGGAGAAATTACTCGGTGGAGGAAGCCACCTGGGAGACAAAGGACCGGATGAGAGATATGTATCCaaggttgttttatgattattag